A DNA window from Centroberyx gerrardi isolate f3 chromosome 3, fCenGer3.hap1.cur.20231027, whole genome shotgun sequence contains the following coding sequences:
- the LOC139919316 gene encoding uncharacterized protein LOC139919316 → MKVGLLVVLAVAVLVPSLSEGRLASRCELKKKLDEAITLSGRLQRIKNYILAKVICEVEWRSHRNTGLVRVFGKRRPLKTTTAEPTTAEPTTMEPTTAEPTTVEPTTAEPTTVEPTTTEPTTAEPTTMEPTTAEPTTTEPTTAEPTTAEPTTTEPTTAEPTTMEPTTAEPTTTEPTAEPTTAEPTTTEPTTAEPTTTEPTTAEPTTAEPTTTEPTTAEPTTTEPTTAEPTPTEPTTAEPTMAEPTMAEPTTAEPTTAEPSPGVTTRPTTRPTGLPRTGNSTPRRQKRAANDDEEDQSEMEEDLEVMIDEEHVKEMEEKEDENETWEEEEDTTAEKEENDGEMEEEVQEEPEEGSSRRKRLAWWYRGRRPFSLGFYGLFQLNDNHFCDSGYRWSRNVCHKECSAFADDDITDDIACFVKSHAWVRFLQSQRCFPRRNFFSQCD, encoded by the exons ATGAAGGTGGGGCTGCTGGTGGTTTTGGCCGTGGCGGTCCTAGTGCCCAGCCTGTCGGAGGGCCGGTTAGCCTCCAGATGTGAGCTGAAGAAAAAACTTGACGAGGCCATCACTCTGTCAGGCAGGCTTCAAAGGATTAAGAACTACATCCTAGCAAAAG TTATCTGTGAAGTGGAGTGGAGAAGCCACCGCAACACTGGCCTGGTGAGAGTCTTCGGCAAACGCAGACCTCTGAAGACAACAACGGCGGAGCCAACAACGGCGGAGCCAACAACAATGGAACCAACAACGGCGGAGCCAACAACGGTGGAACCAACAACGGCGGAGCCAACAACGGTGGAACCAACAACAACGGAACCAACAACGGCGGAACCAACAACAATGGAACCAACAACGGCGGAACCAACAACAACGGAACCAACAACGGCGGAACCAACAACGGCGGAGCCAACAACAACGGAACCAACAACGGCGGAGCCAACAACAATGGAACCAACAACGGCGGAGCCAACAACAACTGAACCAACGGCGGAGCCAACAACGGCGGAACCAACAACAACGGAACCAACAACGGCGGAGCCAACAACAACGGAACCAACAACGGCGGAGCCAACAACGGCGGAACCAACAACAACGGAACCAACAACGGCGGAGCCAACAACAACGGAACCAACAACGGCGGAACCAACACCAACGGAACCAACAACGGCGGAACCAACAATGGCAGAACCAACAATGGCGGAACCAACAACGGCGGAACCAACAACGGCGGAACCGTCACCAGGGGTCACGACACGACCGACGACACGACCAACCGGCCTACCAAGGACCGGAAACAGCACCCCGAGGAGACAGAAGCGAGCGGCCAATGATGACGAAGAGGACCAAAGCGAAATGGAAGAAGACCTGGAGGTAATGATAGACGAGGAACACGTcaaggagatggaggaaaaagaggacGAGAACGAGActtgggaggaggaggaagacaccACAGCTGAAAAGGAGGAGAATGATGGTGAGATGGAagaggaggtgcaggaggaaCCTGAGgaaggcagcagcaggaggaagagattGGCCTGGTGGTACAGAGGCAGAAGGCCTTTTTCCCTCGGCTTTTACGGCCTGTTCCAGCTGAACGACAACCACTTCTGCGATTCAGGCTACCGCTGGTCCAGGAACGTCTGTCACAAGGAGTGCAGCG CCTTCGCCGATGATGACATCACGGATGACATCGCTTGCTTTGTGAAGTCTCATGCCTGGGT GAGATTTCTGCAATCGCAACGCTGTTTCCCGAGGAGGAACTTCTTCAGCCAGTGTGACTGA